In Streptomyces chartreusis, the following proteins share a genomic window:
- a CDS encoding MFS transporter translates to MTALEPRDADLAKTSDVPSVPESEESVLGRPYRALSIGIVSVVLLIAFEATAVGTAMPVAARELDGVSLYAFAFSGYFTTSLFGMVLAGQWSDRRGPLGALTAGIASFGAGLLLAGTAGVMWLFILGRAVQGLGGGLVIVALYVVVGRAYPERLRPAIMAAFAASWVVPSIVGPLASGAVTEHLGWRWVFVGIPVLVVFPLALALPQIRRLAGGPVDGSGRPASFDRRRIRLALGISVGAGLLQYAAQDLRWLSLVPGVAGAALLVPAVLGLLPRGTYRAARGLPSVVLLRGVAAGSFIAAESFVPLMLVTQRGLSPTLAGFSLAAGGGTWALGSWLQSRPRMEPYRERLMTLGMVLVAATIAAAPSVLIDSVPAWTLAVVWAFGCFGMGLVISSTSVLLLHLSAPEEAGTNSAALQISDGLSNVILLALGGAAFAALGGGSVTHTAMDASATTSHPAAFAAVFLPMAGVALVGAWVTTRLRER, encoded by the coding sequence ATGACTGCCCTCGAGCCGCGTGACGCCGATCTTGCGAAGACATCCGATGTGCCCTCGGTCCCCGAGTCCGAGGAGAGTGTGCTGGGCAGGCCCTACCGGGCGCTCAGTATCGGGATCGTCTCCGTCGTGCTGCTCATCGCCTTCGAGGCCACCGCCGTCGGGACGGCGATGCCGGTCGCGGCGCGGGAGCTGGACGGGGTGTCGCTGTACGCGTTCGCGTTCTCGGGGTACTTCACCACCAGCCTGTTCGGCATGGTCCTCGCAGGCCAGTGGTCGGACCGGCGTGGCCCGCTCGGCGCGCTCACGGCCGGCATCGCCTCCTTCGGGGCCGGGCTGCTGCTCGCCGGGACCGCCGGCGTGATGTGGCTGTTCATCCTCGGACGGGCCGTGCAGGGCCTCGGCGGCGGACTGGTCATCGTCGCGCTGTACGTCGTCGTCGGCCGGGCCTACCCCGAGCGGCTGCGACCGGCGATCATGGCGGCGTTCGCCGCGAGCTGGGTCGTGCCGTCGATCGTGGGGCCGCTGGCCTCCGGCGCGGTGACCGAGCATCTGGGCTGGCGCTGGGTGTTCGTCGGCATCCCGGTGCTGGTCGTCTTCCCGCTCGCGCTCGCGCTGCCGCAGATACGTCGCCTGGCGGGCGGCCCCGTCGACGGCTCCGGCCGCCCCGCCTCCTTCGACCGCCGCCGCATCCGGCTCGCCCTCGGCATCTCCGTGGGCGCGGGTCTGCTCCAGTACGCCGCCCAGGACCTGCGCTGGCTCTCCCTCGTCCCCGGCGTCGCCGGCGCCGCACTCCTCGTGCCGGCCGTCCTCGGACTGCTCCCGCGCGGCACGTACCGGGCGGCGCGCGGGCTGCCGTCCGTGGTGCTGCTGCGCGGAGTGGCCGCGGGGTCGTTCATCGCCGCCGAGTCGTTCGTGCCGCTGATGCTGGTCACCCAGCGGGGGCTGTCACCGACGCTCGCCGGGTTCTCCCTCGCGGCGGGCGGCGGGACCTGGGCGCTGGGCTCCTGGTTGCAGTCCCGGCCGCGGATGGAGCCGTACCGGGAACGGCTGATGACGCTGGGGATGGTGCTGGTGGCGGCGACCATCGCGGCCGCGCCGAGCGTGCTCATCGACTCCGTGCCGGCCTGGACGCTCGCCGTGGTGTGGGCGTTCGGCTGCTTCGGGATGGGTCTGGTGATCTCCTCCACCAGCGTGCTCCTCCTCCACCTCTCCGCCCCCGAGGAGGCCGGCACCAACTCCGCCGCCCTCCAGATCTCCGACGGCCTCTCCAACGTGATCCTGCTCGCCCTGGGCGGCGCCGCCTTCGCCGCCCTCGGCGGAGGCTCCGTGACCCACACGGCGATGGACGCCTCCGCCACCACCTCCCACCCGGCCGCGTTCGCCGCGGTGTTCCTGCCGATGGCGGGGGTGGCGCTGGTGGGCGCGTGGGTGACGACGCGGCTGCGGGAGCGCTGA
- a CDS encoding type II toxin-antitoxin system death-on-curing family toxin, with product MTRHLTVAEVTTIARIAFGGRPPEVRESGLFASAVHRPRARMFGTAAYEDLHEQAAALLHAIATNHPLVDGNKRTAWLAAATFLGVNGVGLEGCDQDTAYDLVIDVASGAESDIAVIAGRLRRL from the coding sequence ATGACCAGGCACCTCACGGTCGCGGAGGTCACGACGATCGCCCGGATCGCCTTCGGCGGCCGCCCCCCGGAAGTCCGCGAGAGCGGTCTGTTCGCGTCCGCCGTGCACCGGCCCCGCGCCCGCATGTTCGGCACGGCGGCCTACGAGGACCTCCACGAGCAGGCGGCCGCGCTGCTGCACGCCATCGCGACGAACCACCCTCTCGTCGACGGGAACAAGCGCACGGCCTGGCTGGCCGCAGCGACCTTCCTCGGCGTCAACGGCGTCGGCCTGGAGGGCTGCGACCAGGACACCGCGTACGACCTCGTCATCGATGTCGCCTCCGGTGCGGAGAGCGACATCGCGGTGATCGCGGGGCGGCTGCGGCGGTTGTGA
- a CDS encoding DEAD/DEAH box helicase has protein sequence MTTTAASSSHHLSPAFPGRAPWGTASKLRAWQQGAMEKYIQEQPRDFLAVATPGAGKTTFALTLASWLLHHHVVQQVTVVAPTEHLKKQWAEAAARIGIKLDPEYSAGPLGKDYHGVAVTYAGVGVRPMLHRNRVEQRKTLVILDEIHHAGDSKSWGEACLEAFEPATRRLALTGTPFRSDTNPIPFVTYEEGNDGIRRSAADYTYGYGNALADHVVRPVIFLSYSGNMRWRTKAGDEIAARLGEPMTKDAVSQAWRTALDPRGEWMPSVLRAADQRLTEVRKGIPDAGALVIASDQDSARAYAKLIREITGSKATLVLSDDAGASKRIDDFSGSNDRWMVAVRMVSEGVDVPRLAVGVYATTISTPLFFAQAVGRFVRSRRRGETASVFLPTVPDLLTFANEMEVERDHALDKPKKEGEEDPYAESEKEMEEANKEQDEDTGEQEQFSFEALESEAVFDRVLYDGAEFGMQAHPGSEEEQDYLGIPGLLEPDQVQMLLQKRQARQIAHSRKKPDSEADLLELPAERRPVVSHKEMMELRKQLNTMVSAYVHQSGKPHGVIHTELRRVCGGPPSAEATAGQLRQRIAKVQEWATRMK, from the coding sequence GTGACTACCACCGCCGCCTCCTCCTCGCACCATCTGTCCCCCGCCTTCCCCGGCCGCGCCCCCTGGGGCACCGCCAGCAAGCTGCGTGCCTGGCAGCAGGGCGCGATGGAGAAGTACATCCAGGAGCAGCCGCGTGACTTCCTCGCGGTCGCCACGCCGGGCGCCGGCAAGACGACCTTCGCCCTCACCCTGGCCTCCTGGCTGCTGCACCACCATGTCGTGCAGCAGGTCACCGTGGTCGCGCCGACCGAGCACCTGAAGAAGCAGTGGGCGGAGGCGGCGGCGCGCATAGGCATCAAGCTCGACCCGGAGTACAGCGCGGGCCCGCTCGGCAAGGACTACCACGGCGTCGCCGTGACCTACGCCGGTGTCGGCGTACGGCCCATGCTGCACCGCAACCGCGTCGAGCAGCGCAAGACCCTCGTCATCCTCGACGAGATCCACCACGCCGGTGACTCCAAGTCGTGGGGCGAGGCCTGCCTCGAGGCGTTCGAACCCGCCACGCGGCGACTCGCCCTCACCGGTACGCCCTTCCGGTCCGACACCAACCCCATCCCCTTCGTCACGTACGAGGAGGGGAACGACGGGATCCGGCGGTCCGCCGCCGACTACACGTACGGATACGGCAACGCGCTCGCCGACCACGTAGTCCGCCCGGTCATCTTCCTGAGCTACAGCGGCAACATGCGCTGGCGCACCAAGGCCGGTGACGAGATCGCCGCGCGGCTCGGTGAGCCCATGACCAAGGACGCCGTCTCCCAGGCCTGGCGCACCGCCCTCGACCCGCGCGGCGAGTGGATGCCGAGTGTGCTGCGCGCCGCCGACCAGCGGCTGACCGAGGTCAGGAAGGGCATCCCGGACGCCGGCGCCCTCGTCATTGCCTCCGACCAGGACTCCGCGCGCGCCTACGCCAAGCTCATCCGCGAGATCACCGGCAGCAAGGCGACCCTGGTGCTCTCCGACGACGCCGGGGCGTCCAAGCGGATCGACGACTTCAGCGGCAGCAACGACCGCTGGATGGTCGCCGTCCGCATGGTGTCCGAGGGCGTCGACGTGCCCCGGCTGGCGGTGGGGGTGTACGCCACCACCATCTCCACGCCCCTCTTCTTCGCCCAGGCCGTCGGCCGTTTCGTACGGTCCCGGCGGCGCGGCGAGACCGCGTCCGTGTTCCTGCCCACCGTCCCCGACCTGCTCACCTTCGCCAACGAGATGGAGGTGGAACGGGACCACGCCCTCGACAAGCCGAAGAAGGAGGGCGAGGAGGACCCGTACGCCGAGTCCGAGAAGGAGATGGAGGAGGCGAACAAGGAGCAGGACGAGGACACCGGCGAGCAGGAGCAGTTCTCCTTCGAGGCGCTGGAGTCCGAGGCCGTCTTCGACCGGGTCCTCTACGACGGTGCCGAGTTCGGCATGCAGGCCCACCCCGGCAGCGAGGAGGAGCAGGACTACCTCGGGATCCCGGGGCTGCTGGAGCCCGACCAGGTGCAGATGCTGCTCCAGAAGCGGCAGGCGCGGCAGATCGCGCACAGCCGCAAGAAGCCGGACTCCGAGGCGGATCTGCTGGAGCTGCCCGCCGAGCGGCGGCCCGTCGTCTCGCACAAGGAGATGATGGAGCTGCGCAAGCAGCTCAACACGATGGTCAGTGCGTATGTGCATCAGAGCGGGAAGCCGCACGGGGTGATCCATACCGAGCTGCGACGGGTGTGCGGGGGGCCGCCGAGTGCGGAGGCCACTGCCGGGCAGTTGCGGCAGCGGATCGCCAAGGTCCAGGAGTGGGCCACGCGGATGAAGTAA
- a CDS encoding IclR family transcriptional regulator translates to MTAETSQTLDRGLRVLKLLADTDHGLTVTELSNKLGVNRTVVYRLLATLEQHALVRRDLGGRARVGLGVLRLGRQVHPLVREAALPALRSLAEDIGATAHLTLVDGTEALAVAVVEPTWTDYHVAYRAGFRHPLDRGAAGRAILSARQQPTDEPGYTLTHGELEAGASGAAAPLLGVTGVEGSVGVVMLADSVPERVGPRVVDAAKEVAEALR, encoded by the coding sequence GTGACCGCGGAGACCTCTCAGACGCTCGACCGGGGACTGCGCGTCCTCAAACTGCTGGCCGATACGGACCACGGGCTGACCGTCACCGAGCTTTCCAACAAACTGGGCGTGAACCGGACCGTTGTGTACCGGCTCCTCGCCACGCTGGAACAACACGCCCTCGTACGCCGCGACCTGGGCGGCCGCGCCCGGGTCGGACTCGGGGTGCTGCGACTGGGCCGACAGGTGCACCCTCTGGTGCGCGAGGCCGCGCTGCCGGCGCTGCGCTCGCTCGCCGAGGACATCGGGGCGACGGCCCATCTGACACTGGTGGACGGCACGGAGGCGCTCGCCGTCGCCGTGGTCGAGCCGACCTGGACCGACTACCACGTGGCCTACCGGGCCGGCTTCCGGCACCCGCTGGACCGCGGTGCCGCCGGCCGGGCCATACTCTCCGCCCGGCAGCAGCCGACGGACGAGCCCGGTTACACGCTCACCCACGGTGAGCTGGAGGCAGGAGCGAGCGGGGCCGCCGCGCCGCTGCTCGGGGTGACCGGGGTCGAGGGCAGCGTGGGCGTGGTGATGCTGGCCGACTCGGTGCCGGAGCGGGTGGGACCGCGCGTCGTGGACGCCGCCAAGGAGGTGGCCGAGGCGCTGCGCTGA